The following are encoded in a window of Cucurbita pepo subsp. pepo cultivar mu-cu-16 chromosome LG12, ASM280686v2, whole genome shotgun sequence genomic DNA:
- the LOC111807696 gene encoding E3 ubiquitin-protein ligase RHF1A isoform X2, with amino-acid sequence MADFTSSSLNALSSPSDDAFEDDACCICLDPFTSHDPPSITSCKHEYHLQCILDWSQRSNECPICCQLLVLRDPVGQELLAAIASEKLLKSRSLSSVASTSLRFHENFDVDHHLAAAASRARYVHRRERQRHFGLGPSQGASACPEEVPVLICPLSPRFQDATLSSPNSDSPSPGSPLSSGGRTGISKVTPRVLLTETSSGSQQKTNQSEGLSFPDSIKSKWSATSAKYKESIWRSTQGIKEKLLARNSSVKELSRGVKREVSAGIAGVARMIDRLDLSSKRNAASVSFFSCSGGTSNSMKGKNVVMQESGVTDGSEKNDRICTGSPSHVSPTVPGTVDDSLAQRGN; translated from the exons ATGGCGGATTTCACTTCTTCCTCCCTCAATGCTCTTTCATCTCCTTCCGATGATGCTTTTGAAGACGACGCTTGCTGTATTTGCCTCGATCCTTTTACCTCCCACGATCCTCCCTCT ATCACCAGTTGCAAGCATGAATATCATCTCCAATGTATTCTTGATTG GTCTCAACGAAGCAACGAGTGCCCAATCTGTTGCCAGTTGCTAGTGTTAAGGGATCCTGTTGG CCAGGAGCTTCTAGCAGCCATTGCTAGTGAAAAGCTTTTGAAGTCCAGAAGCTTGTCTTCTGTTGCATCCACTTCGTTGCGTTTCCACGAAAACTTCGATGTCGACCAT CATCTTGCTGCTGCAGCTAGCCGAGCTCGGTATGTTCATAGAAGGGAGAGGCAAAGACATTTTGGACTTGGACCTTCACAAGGTGCCTCTGCATGTCCAGAAGAGGTTCCAGTGCTAATATGCCCATTGTCACCTAGATTTCAAGATGCTACTCTAAGTTCACCTAATAGTGATTCACCATCTCCTGGTTCCCCTTTGTCGTCTGGTGGTCGAACCGGAATTAGTAAAGTCACGCCTAG GGTTTTACTGACCGAGACATCGTCAGGTAGTCAACAGAAAACAAACCAATCTGAGGGGCTTTCTTTTCCAGATTCCATCAAATCCAAATGGTCTGCTACTTCTGCAAA GTACAAGGAGTCAATATGGCGAAGCACTCAAGGTATTAAGGAGAAACTGCTTGCTCGTAACAGCTCCGTGAAGGAGCTAAGCAGAGGAGTGAAGCGTGAAGTAAGTGCTGGGATTGCTGGTGTTGCTCGAATGATCGATCGCCTAGATTTGTCTTCGAAAAGGAATGCTGCTTCTGTTTCCTTTTTCAGCTGCAGTGGAGGTACATCAAACTCCATGAAAGGAAAGAACGTAGTAATGCAAGAAAGTGGTGTCACAGATGGTTCAGAAAAAAATGACAGAATATGTACTGGTTCACCCTCACATGTTTCCCCTACGGTTCCAGGCACAGTCGATGATTCTCTAGCTCAG AGAGGAAATTGA
- the LOC111807696 gene encoding E3 ubiquitin-protein ligase RHF1A isoform X1 codes for MADFTSSSLNALSSPSDDAFEDDACCICLDPFTSHDPPSITSCKHEYHLQCILDWSQRSNECPICCQLLVLRDPVGQELLAAIASEKLLKSRSLSSVASTSLRFHENFDVDHDSSHSDDSDFDDLIMQHLAAAASRARYVHRRERQRHFGLGPSQGASACPEEVPVLICPLSPRFQDATLSSPNSDSPSPGSPLSSGGRTGISKVTPRVLLTETSSGSQQKTNQSEGLSFPDSIKSKWSATSAKYKESIWRSTQGIKEKLLARNSSVKELSRGVKREVSAGIAGVARMIDRLDLSSKRNAASVSFFSCSGGTSNSMKGKNVVMQESGVTDGSEKNDRICTGSPSHVSPTVPGTVDDSLAQRGN; via the exons ATGGCGGATTTCACTTCTTCCTCCCTCAATGCTCTTTCATCTCCTTCCGATGATGCTTTTGAAGACGACGCTTGCTGTATTTGCCTCGATCCTTTTACCTCCCACGATCCTCCCTCT ATCACCAGTTGCAAGCATGAATATCATCTCCAATGTATTCTTGATTG GTCTCAACGAAGCAACGAGTGCCCAATCTGTTGCCAGTTGCTAGTGTTAAGGGATCCTGTTGG CCAGGAGCTTCTAGCAGCCATTGCTAGTGAAAAGCTTTTGAAGTCCAGAAGCTTGTCTTCTGTTGCATCCACTTCGTTGCGTTTCCACGAAAACTTCGATGTCGACCAT GACTCCTCTCATTCAGATGACTCTGACTTTGATGACCTGATTATGCAGCATCTTGCTGCTGCAGCTAGCCGAGCTCGGTATGTTCATAGAAGGGAGAGGCAAAGACATTTTGGACTTGGACCTTCACAAGGTGCCTCTGCATGTCCAGAAGAGGTTCCAGTGCTAATATGCCCATTGTCACCTAGATTTCAAGATGCTACTCTAAGTTCACCTAATAGTGATTCACCATCTCCTGGTTCCCCTTTGTCGTCTGGTGGTCGAACCGGAATTAGTAAAGTCACGCCTAG GGTTTTACTGACCGAGACATCGTCAGGTAGTCAACAGAAAACAAACCAATCTGAGGGGCTTTCTTTTCCAGATTCCATCAAATCCAAATGGTCTGCTACTTCTGCAAA GTACAAGGAGTCAATATGGCGAAGCACTCAAGGTATTAAGGAGAAACTGCTTGCTCGTAACAGCTCCGTGAAGGAGCTAAGCAGAGGAGTGAAGCGTGAAGTAAGTGCTGGGATTGCTGGTGTTGCTCGAATGATCGATCGCCTAGATTTGTCTTCGAAAAGGAATGCTGCTTCTGTTTCCTTTTTCAGCTGCAGTGGAGGTACATCAAACTCCATGAAAGGAAAGAACGTAGTAATGCAAGAAAGTGGTGTCACAGATGGTTCAGAAAAAAATGACAGAATATGTACTGGTTCACCCTCACATGTTTCCCCTACGGTTCCAGGCACAGTCGATGATTCTCTAGCTCAG AGAGGAAATTGA